The Phoenix dactylifera cultivar Barhee BC4 chromosome 15, palm_55x_up_171113_PBpolish2nd_filt_p, whole genome shotgun sequence genome contains a region encoding:
- the LOC103704215 gene encoding hexosyltransferase GAUT11-like — translation MRRRAPEFRRPARRRLSDWIWWLLGIFVVAGLGLFVVHHHQQERFGPPIRDKGPVTEDTPHGSLNVTLELLSSTSFARQLADQMTLAKAYVVIAKEHSNLQLAWELSSQIRNCQRLLSQAAVRGKPVTQEEAHSIVSRLAQLIYNAQDSHYDISTAITTLKNHAVALEDRANAATAQSAAFGQLAAEAMPKSLHCLNIKLTEEWFGDPILRKLGDEHRNSPRLVDNNLYHFCIFSDNVLATSVVVNSTVSNAEHPQQLVFHVVTDEVNYRSMLTWFLRNDFKGCTIEVRRIEEFSWLNASYSPLVKQLLEGRAQAYYFTDGSVDQNGETNFRNAKFASLLNHLRFYIPQIYPLLEKVVLLDDDVVVQKDLTPLFSVELHGNVIGAVETCLEAFHRFYKYLNFSNPLMSSKFDPQACGWAFGMNIFDLIAWKKANVTALYHYWQEQNADRMLWKTGTLPPGLLAFYGLMEPLDRRWHVLGLGYDLDIDDRLIESAAVVHYSGNLKPWLKLAISRYQHLWNRYVNSTHPYIKECNTH, via the exons ATGCGGCGGAGGGCGCCCGAGTTCCGGCGTCCGGCAAGGAGGAGGCTTTCGGATTGGATCTGGTGGCTTCTGGGGATCTTTGTCGTTGCGGGGTTGGGGCTCTTTGTCGTCCACCATCACCAACAGGAACGGTTTGGGCCGCCGATACGG GACAAGGGTCCAGTGACAGAAGATACTCCTCATGGAAGTTTAAATGTCACACTAGAGCTTTTAAGCAGTACATCTTTTGCCAGACAGTTGGCTGATCAAATGACACTTGCGAAGGCTTATGTAGTGATTGCGAAAGAGCATAGTAACCTTCAGCTTGCTTGGGAGCTTAGCTCACAGATCAGAAATTGCCAACGGTTGCTCTCTCAAGCAGCTGTGAGAGGAAAACCTGTCACCCAGGAAGAAGCGCATTCCATAGTCAGTCGCCTAGCACAGCTGATATACAATGCCCAAGACTCCCATTATGACATCAGCACTGCGATAACAACATTGAAGAACCATGCCGTTGCCCTTGAAGATCGTGCAAATGCAGCGACAGCGCAGAGTGCGGCTTTTGGTCAATTGGCTGCTGAAGCCATGCCAAAAAGTCTCCACTGTTTGAACATAAAACTGACAGAAGAGTGGTTTGGAGATCCAATACTCAGAAAACTCGGAGATGAGCATAGGAACTCACCTCGGCTTGTGGACAACAACTTGTACCATTTCTGTATATTCTCTGACAATGTGCTGGCAACCTCAGTGGTTGTGAATTCCACTGTCTCCAATGCTGAGCACCCTCAACAGCTTGTCTTTCATGTGGTCACTGATGAGGTCAACTACCGGTCCATGTTGACGTGGTTTCTCAGGAATGACTTCAAAGGGTGTACGATAGAAGTTCGGAGAATAGAAGAGTTCTCTTGGTTGAATGCTTCATACTCCCCATTGGTGAAACAGTTGTTGGAGGGAAGAGCCCAGGCTTATTACTTCACAGATGGTTCAGTAGATCAGAATGGGGAAACAAACTTCAGGAACGCAAAATTTGCTTCATTGTTGAACCACTTGCGATTCTATATCCCGCAAATATACCCACTTTTGGAGAAGGTGGtgcttcttgatgatgatgttgtggTGCAGAAGGATCTAACGCCTCTATTTTCAGTCGAATTGCATGGGAATGTAATTGGAGCTGTTGAGACTTGCCTTGAGGCGTTCCATCGGTTCTACAAGTACCTCAATTTCTCCAATCCACTGATGAGCTCAAAATTTGATCCTCAAGCATGTGGGTGGGCATTTGGAATGAATATCTTTGATCTGATCGCATGGAAGAAAGCAAATGTGACTGCACTATATCACTACTGGCAGGAGCAGAATGCTGACCGGATGCTCTGGAAGACAGGCACGCTTCCTCCTGGCCTTCTTGCTTTTTATGGGCTGATGGAGCCACTTGACAGGAGATGGCATGTTCTGGGATTGGGGTATGACTTGGACATTGATGATAGGTTGATAGAGAGCGCAGCTGTTGTGCACTATAGTGGGAATTTGAAGCCATGGCTAAAGTTGGCCATCAGCAGATATCAACATTTATGGAATCGGTACGTGAATTCCACACatccatatattaaagaatgtaaCACCCATTGA